A genomic region of Canis aureus isolate CA01 chromosome 16, VMU_Caureus_v.1.0, whole genome shotgun sequence contains the following coding sequences:
- the MYMK gene encoding protein myomaker, translating into MGTLAAKLLLPTLSSLAFLPTVSIAAKRRFHMEAMVYLFTMFFVALHHACNGPGLSVLCFMRHDVLEYFSVYGTALSMWVSLMALADFDEPKRSTFVMFGVLTIAVRIYHDRWGYGVYSGPIGTAVLIIATKWLQQMKEKKSLYPDKSVYTQQIGPGLCFGALALMLRFFFEDWDYTYVHSFYHCALAMSFVLLLPKVNKKAGSAGPPAKLDCSTLCCACI; encoded by the exons ATGGGGACGCTCGCGGCGAAGCTGCTCCTGCCCACCCTCAGCAGCCTGGCCTTCCTCCCCACCGTCAGCATCGCCGCCAAGCGGCGGTTCCACATGGAGGCCATGGTCTACCTCTTCACCATGTTCTTCGTGGCA CTCCACCACGCGTGCAACGGGCCCGGGCTATCGGTGCTCTGCTTCATGCGCCACGACGTCCTGGAGTACTTCAGCGTCTATGGGACGGCACTGAGCATGTGGGTCTCACTGATGG cacTGGCTGACTTCGACGAACCCAAGAGGTCGACTTTTGTGATGTTTGGCGTCCTGACCATCGCCGTGCGGATCTACCATGACCGCTGGGGCTACGGGGTGTACTCGGGCCCCATTGGCACGGCTGTCCTCATCATCGCCACAAAGTGG CTGCAGCagatgaaggagaagaagagTCTGTACCCGGACAAGAGTGTCTACACCCAGCAGATAGGCCCTGGCCTCTGTTTTGGGGCACTGGCCCTTATGCTGCGCTTCTTTTTTGAG GACTGGGATTACACCTATGTCCACAGCTTCTACCACTGTGCCCTGGCCATGTCCTTCGTCCTCCTGCTCCCCAAGGTCAACAAGAAGGCTGGAAGCGCGGGGCCCCCTGCCAAGCTAGACTGCTCTACCCTTTGCTGTGCTTGCATCTGA